In one window of Camelina sativa cultivar DH55 chromosome 15, Cs, whole genome shotgun sequence DNA:
- the LOC104748921 gene encoding uncharacterized protein LOC104748921, with product MDVIDNYGKASGQEVNLDKSSIMFGKKVPAEVKDKVKSIIGISNEGGMGSYLGIPESLSGLRVQVFGYVRDRLNDRVNGWTAKFLSKGGKNSDGNDRGLHWVAWDKVCKDKAEGGLGFRDLEIFNDALLAKQYWRLIQFPNSLFAQVFRSRYFRNKHPLMAKKLYSPSFGWRSFFLTKSLVEKGARWTIGSGFNVLVWRDPWIPDQHPRPAQGRGQHLHPNLMVNHLINPRTKEWHLPILQEYMDPEDIQTILSLPTSKSFRPDRLVWHYTQSGRYSVKSGNKVAQDMKAEIEVGPNVNALKAKAWDLLVPPKIKHFFLADHLGFPSGDSAISLPGVNCDTICKRCELEEESINHTLFECPHSRQVWERIFDGPDMDKFPVGSIYSNLDFIYGKGLAHMALGTTHSSIPWLVWFLWKDRNNKVFQGLQS from the exons ATGGATGTCATAGACAATTATGGTAAAGCATCCGGCCAGGAGGTAAATTTAGATAAATCATCGATCATGTTTGGTAAAAAGGTGCCTGCAGAGGTCAAAGACAAGGTTAAATCTATCATTGGAATTTCCAATGAAGGGGGAATGGGCTCCTATTTGGGAATCCCAGAGAGCCTAAGTGGTTTAAGAGTTCAAGTCTTCGGTTACGTCCGGGATAGGTTGAACGACCGGGTTAATGGTTGGACGGCAAAATTTTTATCTAAGGGAGGAAAGAA TTCTGATGGGAACGATCGGGGGCTCCACTGGGTGGCTTGGGATAAAGTGTGTAAAGATAAAGCTGAGGGAGGATTGGGATTTCGggatttggagatttttaatGATGCTTTATTGGCCAAACAGTATTGGCGTTTAATTCAATTTCCGAATTCTTTGTTTGCTCAAGTTTTTAGGAGTCGATATTTCAGGAACAAGCATCCGTTAATGGCAAAAAAACTATATTCTCCCTCCTTTGGATGGAGAAGCTTTTTCTTAACTAAAAGTTTAGTGGAAAAAGGAGCCCGATGGACGATTGGCTCAGGGTTCAATGTTTTGGTGTGGCGTGATCCGTGGATCCCTGACCAACACCCTCGACCTGCACAGGGTAGGGGACAGCATCTGCACCCAAATTTAATGGTAAACCATTTGATTAATCCTCGGACTAAAGAATGGCATTTACCTATACTTCAGGAATATATGGATCCGGAggatattcaaactattcttaGTTTGCCAACTAGCAAATCTTTTAGGCCAGATAGATTGGTATGGCATTACACACAATCGGGTCGGTATTCGGTTAAGTCAGGTAATAAGGTAGCTCAAGATATGAAGGCTGAAATTGAGGTTGGTCCCAATGTTAATGCCCTGAAGGCTAAGGCATGGGACCTCCTGGTACCACCtaaaatcaaacacttttttCTGGCAGATCACCTCGGGTTCCCTTCCGGTGACAGTGCGATTAGCCTCCCGGGAGTTAATTGTGACACGATATGCAAGAGATGTGAATTGGAGGAAGAGTCTATTAATCATACCTTATTTGAGTGTCCTCATTCACGTCAGGTTTGGGAGAGGATTTTTGATGGACCTGACATGGATAAATTTCCAGTTGGTTCAATCTAttcgaatttagattttatatatggcaAAGGCTTAGCTCATATGGCTTTGGGCACTACTCATAGCTCGATCCCATGGTTGGTCTGGTTTTtatggaaggataggaataacAAAGTTTTTCAAGGACTACAATCATAG